The following proteins come from a genomic window of Montipora capricornis isolate CH-2021 chromosome 9, ASM3666992v2, whole genome shotgun sequence:
- the LOC138015754 gene encoding uncharacterized protein produces MLNHARAFVTNLDSRGKFTVNWAPKTDNVDVDMDLVEGRLRCRKGKKWKTRWAVLRRVNPATDVLNLVLYPKDSTAAVRQKEKGRLSFKGFSGLQVLNKMDKHFNVIVIITTDDVIPLSFETIDQRAHWLANLQGYYGKEKSFEGIVPHKQKIKAGEAVLRFYSTFFSLTKKDSHRLIGHWNFTSLPKYGAVDGGFAFQAIPESPTGDKPAIFFFATRSGKEIHALFDSVCRPEEVGKRQDSHSVESGQSEPIATETLAQPGFLKRAWLRMSKKRTKGKAHRIRSQSLPSTTRGQKKSEQTSPQSPQDVLSFRRNESMPNFLGRTSNTDDVFEPAKSPPPGYENVVGVTPEGYEVMIPETTETRRGTCGSGAFSPTRNGSEGRGIGNTVVDGKDSGDTEGYVVLEGRDEELLEKLRKDSCAKGTGKKEDSPESRNDKIVSSSPTTEMTERRDEGNDIPEDSDCEKQEGKLSETEKPGLTNVDVHCEIVVTPSDANGEQISKGEDTIMNGHHDITENITESNSETKSNRRNTNERVTTINADYVNGDITQKNRDGKDMSPMSSVSTRRGLKTPPMLNLTPASTVGSAEHLYVNSPKIVEYVNVQGGRPSRPRNKSSSSKLNPYAMYDGNDDSIYHSVESLMPSHPGYQNVLGDDPSRSHSFENIVGHSYANVSGRQPSYQNIDRSYVNMMSMPYQGNLNYVKIAGVDSPQASSPLPTTTSPKSSDYTWIDERKTKLLQDTAKLHSERRQENLPRVMKK; encoded by the exons ATGTTGAATCATGCGCGCGCATTTGTTACAAATCTCGATTCAAGAGGAAAGTTTACGGTAAATTGGGCACCTAAAACTGACAATGTGGATGTAGACATGGACTTAGTCGAGGGCAGACTACGGTgcaggaaaggaaaaaag TGGAAGACGAGATGGGCTGTCTTGCGACGAGTGAATCCTGCTACAG ATGTTTTGAATCTTGTCTTGTACCCAAAAGATTCAACTGCTGCAGTTCGGCAGAAAGAAAAAGGACGTCTGTCTTTTAAAGGCTTCAGCGGATTGCAAGTCCTAAACAAGATGGATAAGCACTTCAATGTTATCGTCATCATTACAACAGATGATGTTATTCCATTGAGCTTTGAGACAATTGACCAAAGGGCACACTGGCTAGCAAACCTACAAGGCTATTATGGAAAAG AGAAATCATTTGAAGGTATTGTGCCACATAAACAGAAAATCAAGGCTGGTGAAGCAGTTCTGCGGTTTTATTCCACATTCTTTTCATTGACCAAAAAGGACAGCCATCGTCTTATTGGTCACTGGAATTTCACCTCATTGCCCAAATACGGTGCAGTGGATGGAGGTTTTGCATTCCAAGCCATACCTGAATCTCCCACTGGAGACAAACCAGCTATTTTCTTCTTTGCCACTCGCTCAGGAAAGGAGATACATGCGTTGTTTGACAGTGTTTGCAGACCTGAAGAAGTTGGGAAGCGACAGGATTCTCATTCTG tggAATCCGGCCAGTCGGAACCAATTGCAACCGAAACTCTGGCTCAACCTGGTTTTCTGAAGCGAGCCTGGCTTCGCATGAGCAAGAAACGCACTAAAGGGAAAGCTCATAGGATCCGGAGTCAAAGCTTGCCATCTACTACACGTGGACAGAAGAAATCGGAACAGACGTCCCCACAGTCTCCGCAAGATGTCCTTTCTTTCCGAAGAAACGAGTCCATGCCTAACTTCTTAGGAAGGACGAGTAACACTGATGATGTATTTGAACCGGCTAAAAGCCCACCACCCGGGTACGAAAACGTCGTAGGGGTCACCCCCGAGGGATACGAGGTCATGATCCCGGAAACTACTGAGACTCGCAGGGGGACTTGTGGCAGTGGCGCATTTAGTCCCACAAGGAACGGATCCGAAGGACGGGGAATAGGAAACACAGTAGTTGACGGAAAAGACTCGGGTGATACCGAGGGGTATGTTGTGCTTGAAGGCAGGGACGAGGAACTTCTTGAGAAGTTAAGAAAGGATTCTTGTGCTAAGGGAACAGGGAAGAAAGAAGATTCCCCCGAGTCGAGGAATGACAAAATTGTGTCTTCATCTCCTACGACGGAAATGACAGAAAGACGTGATGAAGGTAATGACATTCCAGAGGACAGTGATTGCGAAAAACAAGAAGGGAAATTATCGGAAACTGAAAAACCAGGTCTGACAAATGTTGATGTGCATTGTGAAATAGTTGTGACTCCATCTGATGCGAATGGCGAACAAATTAGTAAAGGGGAGGATACTATCATGAATGGCCATCACGATATAACCGAAAATATTACAGAGAGTAACTCGGAAACTAAAAGCAATAGAAGAAACACAAACGAGAGAGTTACAACAATCAACGCTGACTATGTCAACGGAGACATAACCCAAAAGAACAGGGATGGCAAGGATATGAGTCCGATGTCCAGCGTGTCAACTAGGCGTGGCTTGAAAACCCCACCAATGCTTAATCTCACGCCAGCCTCGACCGTTGGAAGTGCGGAACATCTGTACGTGAACTCACCGAAGATCGTAGAATATGTTAATGTACAAGGGGGAAGGCCTTCCCGTCCCCGCAACAAATCGAGCTCTTCGAAATTGAACCCGTACGCAATGTACGACGGGAACGATGATTCCATCTACCACAGTGTGGAGTCGCTCATGCCTTCGCATCCTGGATACCAGAATGTTCTTGGTGATGATCCGTCGCGCAGCCACAGCTTTGAGAATATCGTCGGTCACTCTTACGCGAATGTATCCGGCAGGCAGCCTTCCTATCAAAACATTGATCGGTCTTACGTGAATATGATGTCGATGCCGTATCAAGGAAATCTAAACTATGTCAAAATTGCGGGAGTTGATTCGCCACAAGCGAGCAGCCCGTTACCCACTACAACTTCCCCAAAATCCAGCGACTATACATGGATCGACGAAAGGAAGACCAAATTGTTGCAAGACACAGCTAAATTGCACAGCGAGCGAAGGCAGGAGAATCTGCCACGGGTCATGAAGAAATAG